The region GGTGAATTGTCCTATCTATCTTGTAGCAAAAACAGCTTAGCTGTAGGGCACTGTCCATTGTGATGATACAGCACAGCAGATATAGCCTACAGATTTTGAAAGCATTCAATGATCTTGGAGTTTTAACTTCATGTTTTTTGTGGTGTAGTGTAATTACATAACCAGAATTAAATACAATTCTAATTCAAGAACCCCCAGAAAGTTTCCCGCCACACCGATTTCAATTGCCCccatagtcactttatcctgtcGCGAGGTCTAGGTTCCAACATACACGTCTGTAAGTAGACAACATCAGTTTGTCATTGATGAAAGGGTAGAGTCAGGACAACCGGCTTTCTTACATCACTGCCTTATCCTCTTGTTGCAATGCATGTATATTACATACATGTATAGTTCTGCATGTGATggatgtttgtgtgttattaatgTAATTACTtttctcaatttaatacattttcttgGTTTTCAGGAGCAAGATGTCTGATGAAAACTTCCATGAAGATCCTGACATCATCAATGAAATTAAGAACTATGACAAGTTTACCTAAGCAGAGAATGCAGCCAAGGCGAAGAAGGACCTGGATCTCCTGGAGAATGTGACCCTTAACATTGCTGTGACAGGGGAAAGTGGGTCAGGAAAGTCCACTTTCGTTAATGCCTTACTTGGACTCAGGGATGGGGACAAGGGAGCACCAGAAACCGGAGAGATGGAGACCACCATGAAGGCCATCAGATACTCCCACCCCACCATGCCTAACATGATAATATGGGACCTGCCTGGTATTAGCACCCCATACATTAAAGCAAAAAAGTACCTGAAGGAGGTCAAGTTTGAAACCTATGACTTCTTCATCATCATCGGCACAGTGAGGTTCAAAGAGATTGACATCATGCTGGCCACAGAGATCCAGAAGATGAAGAAGATGTTTTACTTCGTCCGGTCGAAGATCGACAACGACATCCGAGCCGAGGCATGGAAGAAGAACTACAGGGAGGAAGATCTGCTCTCCAAGATCAGACAGAATTGTGAGGAGAACTTGAAGACCGTAGGGAGCCCAAAGTCTTCCTCATCTCCACCTTTGAGCTGGGGAAGTATGATTTCCAGGAAGCAGATTGACTCTCTCTCGAAAAACCTCCCAGAGCACAAGCGGTCTGCCTTGATCCAGTCTCTGCCGGTTTGCTCCAAAGTCATGATTGAAAAGAAGAGGAAGGAGCTTTTCAAAACTGCCTgtgatgctgctgctgcctcaACCACAGCACCCGTACTCATCCCTGGCTTCTCAGTGGGCTGTGAGATTGGTATTATGCAGGCCTTCCTCTTCAGGGCCTTCATAGCCTTTGGACTAGATGAGAAATCCCTACAGAGACTCTCAGAACGTGTCAATAAGCCAGTGGGTGATCTGAGCTCAGCGATGAAGTCTCGCTTCGCTGGGGGAGTCGATGAGAAGGTGATGGCTGGAATGCTGAGTACAACAGCCATGGTGGCAGCCAAGACCATTGAGGTTGTGTTGACTAGCATACCTGCCATTGGTAGTATTGGATCAGTGGGGATTGCCTTTGCCACTACATTACACCTTCTGGACAAGGGATTAAAAGAGATGGCGGAGGAAACTAAAGCAGTGCTCATGGTGGCAGGTGTAGAATGATGTAAAATTATCAAACTGAAAACACCCTGTTCATCATGGTGGATACTATAATGGCTGCAGATACATATCCTACAGGTCAAATGTCAATGTCAAATGTCTAACCACTTTTGTTACCATGACAACAAAGAGTCAGGAACCAAAGGTTTGAGTTTGTTAACTTAGTTATAGCGTTGTTATTAGAATTAGCATCATTATTAGCATTAGCATTTTGTTAGCTATAACATTGTTGTTAGCATTAGCATTGTAATTAGTTGCAGCATAGTTATTAGCTATAGTGTTGTTATTAGCATTTGTATCATTATTAACATTAGCATTGTTGAGTGTCAAACAATGGATGCTATACATATATGTGTTACCAAATCTGTGTTAGCATTTTGATTTATCGTTGTGCCATATTTTTTTCCCTGCTCTGCACtctttacagttgtcactattTGATTGTACAAGTAACTAGCAGGTGAATGCTTGGGAAATGTAAAATAatctattaaaaaaaaatatgtgagTTTATATTGAAGTAATGACATCCCTTTTTATTTGAGATATTTTGTATTGTATCTTCatgtccaagatggcgtagcagtcagacgtcttttgtcctcgtcttgttgtgtcccgtgtatatatatacatatatatatatatatatttttatatatctttttcttcgcatatctttttatatatttttctaaaactcaacttcaaagcactctcctgcaacccgcttcACCCAGTGTGGTGCAGATCGTTTTTTTTCGAAAGTATTATTCACCTCGAATCCGaaatcccccaacagaagctagccagctcactagctactagctagtagtcagcagctaacctttagcttggAA is a window of Salmo trutta chromosome 37, fSalTru1.1, whole genome shotgun sequence DNA encoding:
- the LOC115176469 gene encoding LOW QUALITY PROTEIN: interferon-inducible GTPase 5-like (The sequence of the model RefSeq protein was modified relative to this genomic sequence to represent the inferred CDS: inserted 1 base in 1 codon; deleted 1 base in 1 codon); amino-acid sequence: MTPQPPPPRLSLMILDQRSQPRFPMSKVLENAAKAKKDLDLLENVTLNIAVTGESGSGKSTFVNALLGLRDGDKGAPETGEMETTMKAIRYSHPTMPNMIIWDLPGISTPYIKAKKYLKEVKFETYDFFIIIGTVRFKEIDIMLATEIQKMKKMFYFVRSKIDNDIRAEAWKKNYREEDLLSKIRQNCEENLKTVGXPKVFLISTFELGKYDFQEAIDSLSKNLPEHKRSALIQSLPVCSKVMIEKKRKELFKTACDAAAASTTAPVLIPGFSVGCEIGIMQAFLFRAFIAFGLDEKSLQRLSERVNKPVGDLSSAMKSRFAGGVDEKVMAGMLSTTAMVAAKTIEVVLTSIPAIGSIGSVGIAFATTLHLLDKGLKEMAEETKAVLMVAGVE